A genomic region of Eucalyptus grandis isolate ANBG69807.140 chromosome 5, ASM1654582v1, whole genome shotgun sequence contains the following coding sequences:
- the LOC120293393 gene encoding pectinesterase 2-like: MDLLQKFITFVFLSLVISPSTSGFSTGDAKSWCSKMPYPQPCEYFLTHNPKNIPIKQKSDFLKVSKQLVLERALRAHSNAYSLGSKCRNEREKAVWADCLELYEQTILRLNRTVDLKCTQEDVQTWLSTALTNLETCRTGFVELGVSDYVLPLMSNNVTKLISNTLALNHVPYKPPSYTNGYPNWVRPGDRKLLQSSSPSSKANIVVAKDGSGKYKTIKEAITAASKRSGTARYVIYVKAGTYKENIEVGSKLKNIMFVGDGIGKTIITGSRSVGGGSTTFKSATVAVVGDGFIARDITFRNTAGAANHQAVALRSGSDLSVFYKCSFEGYQDTLYVHSERQFYRECNIYGTVDFIFGNAAVVFQNCNIYPRNPPNKTNTITAQGRTDPNQNTGISIHNCRVTAASELKRVQSSVKTYLGRPWKEYSRTVFMKTYLDSLINPAGWMEWNGNFALKTLYYGEYMNTGPGSSTKNRVKWGGYRVITSASEASKFTVGSLIAGNSWLPATGVPFTSGL, from the exons ATGGATCTTCTTCAAAAGTTCATCACCTttgtcttcctctctctcgtgATCTCTCCTTCCACTTCTGGCTTCTCGACAGGCGATGCCAAATCTTGGTGTAGCAAAATGCCTTACCCACAACCATGTGAGTACTTCTTGACCCACAACCCTAAGAATATCCCCATCAAGCAAAAATCcgacttcctcaaggtctcgaAGCAGCTCGTGCTCGAGCGAGCCTTGCGGGCCCATAGCAATGCATACTCACTAGGCTCCAAGTGTCGTAACGAGCGCGAGAAGGCCGTGTGGGCTGACTGCCTCGAGCTCTATGAGCAGACCATTCTCCGCCTCAACCGAACCGTCGACCTCAAGTGCACCCAAGAAGATGTGCAGACGTGGCTCAGCACAGCCCTAACCAACCTTGAGACCTGCCGAACTGGGTTTGTCGAGCTCGGTGTTTCTGACTATGTGTTACCTTTGATGTCAAATAATGTTACAAAATTGATAAGCAACACTTTGGCCCTAAACCATGTGCCGTACAAACCACCAAGCTACACGAACGGGTACCCCAATTGGGTGAGGCCCGGTGATCGGAAGCTCTTGCAATCCTCATCCCCATCATCTAAGGCAAATATAGTAGTGGCCAAGGATGGTTCTGGGAAGTACAAGACCATTAAAGAGGCCATAACTGCAGCATCAAAGCGGTCTGGAACCGCGAGGTATGTGATCTATGTCAAGGCCGGGACATATAAGGAGAACATTGAAGTGGgtagcaaattgaagaacatTATGTTTGTGGGAGATGGTATTGGGAAGACCATTATCACCGGAAGCAGAAGCGTGGGCGGAGGATCTACCACCTTCAAATCAGCCACTGTTG CTGTCGTTGGTGATGGATTCATAGCCCGAGACATCACTTTTCGCAACACCGCTGGTGCAGCCAATCATCAGGCAGTTGCCTTACGGTCTGGCTCTGATCTTTCCGTCTTCTACAAATGCAGCTTTGAAGGCTATCAAGACACCCTCTATGTCCACTCAGAGCGACAATTTTATAGAGAATGCAACATCTATGGGACAGTCGACTTCATATTCGGAAATGCCGCTGTTGTTTTCCAGAATTGCAACATCTACCCTCGAAACCCTCCCAACAAAACTAACACCATCACTGCACAAGGCCGAACCGATCCAAATCAGAATACCGGCATCTCCATCCACAATTGCCGGGTCACCGCAGCTTCAGAGCTAAAACGAGTCCAAAGCTCTGTTAAGACTTACCTCGGTAGACCGTGGAAAGAATATTCTAGAACTGTCTTCATGAAGACTTATCTTGATAGCTTGATTAACCCAGCTGGTTGGATGGAGTGGAACGGCAACTTTGCTCTCAAGACCTTGTACTATGGTGAGTACATGAATACCGGACCCGGGTCATCAACTAAGAATAGAGTGAAATGGGGAGGTTATCGGGTCATCACTAGCGCGTCAGAGGCTTCAAAGTTCACCGTCGGGAGCCTCATCGCGGGCAACTCTTGGTTGCCTGCGACAGGCGTGCCTTTCACTTCTGGCCTCTAA